The Zea mays cultivar B73 chromosome 7, Zm-B73-REFERENCE-NAM-5.0, whole genome shotgun sequence DNA segment gtgcgttgccacgagagtTAAAGATTAGTATAAAATATAGATATGGAACGATAAACATCACTATGATATTCAAAATTCATATGATAAAATATCACGTAACACTAATATCATGAACTGATGTCGAATAAACATTATGAGAAGTCGAACAACCATGCTAAAATATTTATTCACAAGTACGACCAAGTACAGTTCAAGGAACAAATAACAATCTTTTCTCATGAAATGAAATAAAAAGGGGCAACACATACAGACACCTGACCGGACTTCAGAAGCTAGCTCCAGCTTAAACCAGCTATAGAACTCCCCACCTTTCATCATGCTGATCATCAGGCTTTATCTGAGATGTCATACAGACACATACAGATTTTTCTCTGGTTTCTATTGATGCAGAACCTTCTCATCTGCATGTCATCTGGCTTGACATGTTGCATAGGCTTCTCCAATCCATAAGAATGAAGTATAAACGCTATTGTTTGGTGCACTGCCAACCTTTGCTTTGCTGGAATTAAGTCCTATGAAAGCTACATCTACTTTTATCTGAGATGGCCTTGTTCTGGAAATAACGAACACGTCAGCATGACGTTCAGTAAATGATACTGTGGAATATAAATTGAAAAATCTTCAGTTGCTTTCCAGCCATAtaaaaagaaaaatagaaaactgATTGTAGAAAGTGAAGGTATTGATATTTATTTTTATCTAATCTATATTATTATCATATTAAACAATACATTGTTTCGTTTTTCTTATCCAAATCTAGGTAGCACTGATCCATTCCATAGAAAATGGTGCATTACTTTGTACAGGTGAAACTAGAAGAACGTATGAAGCTAGACTTGTTGCAATTTATAGACATGTAAGAGAGGATGGAGTTGAGGGACAACCTATTTCTGTTTCAACAGAACAATTTGCAGTAAGTCAAATCACCTCTTGTACTATAATCTTGCAActgtttctttctctctcttttctaAGAATAACTATTGCATTAGCATATTTTACTAACTTGtataaattgttattttcaagagattTTATGTACCGTTTCTTTACAAACAATGCTAATGCCACATCCACAATCTTGCAGAACTTTGAATGGCAACCAGTTATCTGGATCTTTGCCTGATGAGATTGGTTACCAGATGAACTTTAACAGATTAGAAATAAAATATAACAACATATCAGGCCCATACCTAACACTTTTGCCAACTTAACAAGAATTAAacataaaggctaacacctacggatttttgactaagaactggtctccaccatagatccaagaatgtgatatatggcaagaaaacatatgtgtaatgaggtgtatgagcctctggttgaagataaatggccacacaacccccatttttgtcgaaaatagccatgaactataTGCGCACTGATAGGAATACAAGATAGTGAAACAGATTTCAGATACAAAAATAAACGACAATGTTTCCTTCTAAGAAAAATAGTGAGCAAATGTGGAACATGCATATTTTCTAattagaaggctaacacctacggatttttgaccaagaactggtctccaccatagatccaagaatgtgatatatggcaagaaaacatatgtgtagtgaggtgtatgagcctctggttgaagataaatggccacacaacccccatttttgtcgaaaatagccatgaactataTGCGCACTGATAGGAATACAAGATAGTGAAACAGATTTCAGATACAAAAATAAACGACAATGTTTCCTTCTAAGAAAAATAGTGAGCAAATGTGGTTGAAGACATCATTTAAGTCGGTATGTTAAACTATATGCGCACTGATAGGAATACAAGATAGTGAAACAGATTTCAGATACAAAAATAAACGACAATGTTTCCTTCTAAGAAAAATAGTGAGCAAATGTGGAACATGCATAATTTCTAATTAGTAGGCTCCGTGTCTTGATGAATGATATATGGCGCTAATCAACAAAAGCAAGACATGGTGTTCAATGAGACTTCTTCAGAACATTCACCTTAATATACTTCTTGCGTTATCCTATGCAGCACAGTGTTGGAAGTAGAGATGGCAATTTGTCCAAAGCAGAAATCTCCATAAACCCTAGAACAAGCAAACACATTGAAGTGCACAGAGAGAGTAGAAGGCAAAGTGCGCACCTGCACTCCAAAAACCAGGGCACCAGCAAAAACGCCAGAGAGAGTCTCGATGCCAAAGAGGTTCCATCAATGAGGGAGTCAGCATGACCAGAGCACCCCAAGGAATCATCTCCTTGATGGAAGAAGCATCAGTGCAAATCTTCACATAGGTTGCATAGTCAGGCTTGCTTGTTCACTCCATCAACCCAAGAATGGTGTTGAACTGCCTGCGAACCTCCTCCACCATCTTTAGGGCGACACTTCCAACACTCTTCATGGTCATGACAGAGAACCAGTACAAAAACATGTCTCCAACAATCAAACCAATGAAAACCTTCAGGagagaacatcgacaaccttcactCCAGCTCTGCTAACGAAGGCACCAAACAGCACCAGGGACACAAGAGCACCTGAACCAATGGCAAATCCCTGCAAAAGGAAACAGATGAATTAAGTTACCAGAGGCGTACAATAGTTCTTTTGTTGCAGATTATCTACTATTCCCTCAATTCCAAATTATAAGATGTTTTGGCTCTTCAAGATAGGTAGCTTTTGCCATGCATTTGAATATATATTATGTCTAGGTACATAACAAAAACAACGCATATACCAAAACGTCTAATAGTAGTTTGGAATAGAGGGAGTACTACATAGAGATAAAGATGAATTAGGTTACCAGACGAGTACAATGGTTCTTTTGTTGTATATTATCCGCTACTACTACTTCATTAGTTCATTCTCATATGTTAAAATATTAAGAAATACATACCCTACCAATAGTGCCAATGATGGCAGTGACAAATGAACACATTGAGCCAACAAATGGATAAAAAGCATGTCTACCTTTCTAATAGCAACAGTTGTGTTGTCAGCAGCACCAAGAGCATAAGTTCTCTCAGATTTTGTGGCTCATTCCTGCCATCTCAACAATACCACCAGCATTGTCACTGATTGGACCATCTCAGCaatatcatagtgatgtttgaCCTTGACAGTGAATCAGTTAATTCTAGCAGAGCTGCTTTATGGAGCCTCTGATGCTAATGATATGGCAAGTCATTGGAAATTTGGATTGGATAAAAAATAATCTATTTAGATTAAACAAATTCAAGCCCAAGAAATATATGCACATCCTGAATTACAACCTCACCTTAAGCATATCTTGTACATGCCGACCATCCTGCATTGCATATATCACGGCAAATCGATTGGAATGAAATAAAAAATCAATGGAAGCATGCAGGGAGAGGGCTCGGACTGGATCACCTTGTACATGTTGATCTTGGTGATCTGGTAGGAGACATCGCGCCAGGTGGTCTTGGCGACATTGTCGCTACTTCCTCTCCTCCCTTCTTTAGAGCAGCAGCACACCACCTCACTCGATGTTCTTGATGGAGCACGTGAGCGACACCCGCCCTGTGGACCCACCTATGTCGCGCATGTCGAAGGTGACGGCGATGTAACCCCGCAGCGCAATGCCCTCCGCCATCCCCCTCAATATTAGTACTAAAATATTTGACAACTAATATCCTGATGTGAATTGAGTAGCGGATTTCTCACTCTAAAATGAAGATACAATACTAAAAGCATTTAATAAATAATATTGGGAAAACATATGTTTTTGAAAGGCTGCAAGTTAATGTAAAAGGATAATTTATGATTGTAAGATGTCCAAAAACCGAGAAAGGAAACATTGCATTTAATCTGGACTTACAAGTACCCAAATTTAGGTATGACACTCAAAtctggaacaacccaaactatagTTTCTTAGACTCCTGGTAACATGTAAAAGGATGGTTTACTCAACACGTCTTGATTTGAGTTTAAACATGATGTTGATTGTGTGGTGCTTGTCCTTGAATGAATATAATGAAGTAATTGTTGTTTCAGTTATCAGTGAAAATGATCTCCACAGAATGAAAGAAGACTACCTATAAAATTTTAAATGTAATGTTTTTCGATATTTTTTTAAATATAAATATTTCCAGATAAATGGACCAGTTGCATCCAACTATTTGGCAGCTATAGGCTGCAATAGAAGAGGAGTCAGTGTAAAAACGAGCTTTTTGTTGCACACGGAGCAAATTCGTTCTTATCTATGTGATGCCCTGAACTTTGATATACTACCTATCTCAACTAAAAGCATAAGCCATTTGGCAAATACAAACACTTTTATTCAAAATATTCTTCTTTTAACCTTAGGTTTGTACTCACCAATGCCTACACTTTTAATCAAGGTTATTAAAACGACGAAACGTTGAAACGCTCATGGGTAAGTTTTAACTTTTAAACggtttaaacaaagtttaaatgtagttttaaacaacatagggaaatttcaatatatcataatttcagGCAATTATATCAAGTCAAATACCAAACAGTGGGACAGTCAGTCTCTGTACTCTGTAGTCCTGCCGCAGTGGGACAGCAGAGGCGGGGCTGGAGGGGCTGGCAGCCGGACAGGCGGCGCAGGAGGGAGGACGGCCTGGAGCGCGGCGGCCTGGAGCGGTGGCACGCAGAGGCTCTGAGGCGGGGCTGGAGGACGGCCTTGAGAGCAGCGGCCTGGAGCGGCCTGGAGAGCAGCGGCCTGGAGGGAGGACGGCCTGGAGAGCAGCTGACTGGAGCGGCGGCGGCCTGGAGCAGCGGCACGCAGAGGCGGGCCTGGCGGCGCCGGACGGGCGGCGCAGGAGGGTTGGAGCAGCGGCGGCCTGGAGGCTGGAGCGCGCCCTGGAGTGCGACGGCTGGTGAGAACGCGAGTTACTAATTGGGCTGGTGAAAGTGCGGCTTGTAGCGGCGGTCTGGGTGGGCTGGGCGGGAGTTTCTAATTGGGCTGGGCCAATTACTAGCAGCAGACGCATTAAACGCGGCGTTTCACTCTATACCGCGTTTAAACGTCAAAACGCGACGTTTAAACGACGTTAAACAACGTTTTACGACGAATCGTAAAACGTTTTGTCGTTTCACTTCCTGTCAGCGTTTTATAGTTTAAACGACGTTTAAACGTCGTTTTAACGTCGTTTTAATAAGCATGCTTTTAATGATTGTTCTCAATAACAGAAGTTGTAATAGCTGTTAAATTCTTTTGCCCTCATCTACCTCAAATTCTGAAAAGAGAGAACATGAGCGAAAAGGTTGTTACACTCACAGCTTTAGAAGTGTTTGTATGTTGTTGTATTCAGCAGGATGGAGCTTCCACTGAAGTTGTTATTATCAGCCTGACTATAAGTACACAGATACATAGATATGAGAAATATTTGTCATAGATAACAAAAAAGTCTAATCTATACAGAATAAACAAAAAAAATCAAAGACAAAGGCCTGGATCATTATCTCCTTAGCATGCCATTAGATTTACATAAGCAAGTGAAGTGTACTCATGAAATTGGTGTATATTACTTAAATTTCTTAAACATCTAGAGCCAGAGGAACCTCAAGATATCATGAACAAGTACAAATCCTTAACATTGTGCTGCAGAAAAATGTACTTACAGTCAAGATAGCAAGAAGACTACGTGTATCTACTAATTCTGGTGGAAGAGGCCCAGATCAATTATTGTTATCAACAAGGCTGCAAGTTCACAGCACAAGACATGTCAACTTACAAGTCATCTGCAACTTGCAAAATAGAAAATATTAGAAAAAGTTGAGGTCTACTTACAAATGAAGGAGTTAAGGCAAGTTGGACAACTCAGATGGGATTTGTAATGAGTTATTATTCATGTGACTAAAAGGTAAAATTGGAACCAGAATTATTTACTAATTTTACAAATCAGAAGCATCAGGGATGGGCAGAAAATAAAGATACTCGACACTAACAGATGTTTAATTCTTGTTAAGTTGGCAAAAGTGTTAGGTATGGGCCTGATATGTTGTTATATTTTATTTCTAATCTGTTAAAGTTCATCTGGTAACCAATCTCATCAGGCAAAGATCCAGATAACTGGTTGCCATTCAAAGTTCTGCAAGATTGTGGATGTGGCATTAGCATTGTTTGTAAAGAAACGGTACATAAaatctcttgaaaataacaatttataCAAGTTAGTAAAATATGCTAATGCAATAGTTATTCTtagaaaagagagagaaagaaacaattgcaagattaTAGTACAAGAGGTGATTTGACTTACTGCAAATTGTTCTGTTGAAACAGAAATAGGTTGTCCCTCAACTCCATCCTCTCTTACATGTCTATAAATTGCAACAAGTCTAGCTTCATACGTTCTTCTAGTTTCACCTGTACAAAAAGTTGGTTCGGTTAAAAGATGACATTAAATTCAATTATTCAATGCATAGAAGGGCACAAAAATTGGGTAAACATTCATATAGGTTGCTTGTTCACTGGGGTGCGAGCTTAATCAGCCACCATGGATGGTAAGGGCAAGCCTTCTCTCTTTGTGTTCCCACTTTGTTACTTATATATAGGGATGAAAATGGGATGGTTCCTAATACATGTCTACACCGAAAAGACTACATGGTTAATCCATAAATGAATCCAGAGTTCCAAACATTTAATATATGTACCATATTGGAATCCAAATAGTCAAAGTTGGATTTCTTGTTACAACGTGCAACTACTAATCATGCATTTTACCACCAAGTAATATAGAAATACTCAACAATTCACAAATAAATAGGTTCATACAACTTGCCAGTTAGCGATTACACATTGGATTTGACTATGTAGATCGGGGTAGTGCAGGATAAATTAGGATACTATCAATCTAAGATCAAAGGGGTTTCCATTACACTTCATATTGAACTCGACGTGGACATTTGTTTAGCACATGGAAGCAATAATCGAGAGTTTTACCGGTGAGGTCGAAGGTGCTCCCGCTGGATCGACATGCTGGAGAGTGGAGAACGAGCTCGCTGCCATCAATGCTGCAACGTTTGGGGCGACAACTATGGAGGGAGGAGCGAGAGCTAGGGTTGCTCGGGGGGCAGCTGCAGCTGTGGCCCACACGCGACACGGTGCGGGAGGCGCGAGCGGTGGGTAGCCGGCTGCGTCTGTggcgcggcggcgacggcgggggCAGGAGGCAGAGCGACGACGACTGCGAACGCGGAGGGGGGAGGGAGAGCTAGGGTTGCTTGGGGGTTGTGGGGCAGGGGGTGATTCACACGGGCGACGGACGTCGAAAACGTACGCATGACGAACGGTGCAGATTAACGGGCGTGGACGACGTAGATTAACGGGAGGCAGAACCAGAGGAGGCAGGCTACCCCCTTACAGccttaatatagtagtatagattAAGAGTACATATTGCATCTACACAAGAATCAAATGTACCTGGAGTAATGGTCGCACACTTAATAGCCACATTGTACCTGCAAAACATTGGGTTACATCTGAGTAATATAGAACAACAATGTTACAGGTACAGGTAGAATAACATGGCATGACCTTGATTTCGACAAAATTCATAAGAATCTTGTGATACAAGCACACCCTTTGCATCAAACTCAAAATACTTAAACAAACTCTTACTTGAGAGTAGCCTCTGCAGCCTCCACTGTGACCTTGTCATCAGTTGCTTCACCGTGCAGTATCCCCAAATCATAGTACTTGATGTCCAGGTCCAGAAATGGGAAGATAAGCTGAAAAAATATGTTGTCATCATCTAGCCTAAATGCCTAATGAAATCAGGCAAAAAATAGGAGCAAGTAAAGCAGTTTAATCTGACGACTCGGAACACATGAGGTATtcattaccttgtccttgatagaCTGCCAGAATACCCTGGTCATCTCATCGCCTATAATAGGACAATGGCACAAGGTATCAGCTACAGTGTGTTTAAGAAAATTAGTTTAGGTTTGTACATTTCAGGTTggaaaataaaaaatacaaaCTTATCACTACAATGGAATATTCTTGTTTTTTATTTAAAGATGGGAGAGTGCTATCTTGTTTGTTTATTTTTTCTAATTGCAACATGAAGAAGTCAGAACATGGGTCAATATTCAATACAAGCAGAGAAAATGATGACTGACCACAAAGCATGACTATTTATTGCATCCAAAAACCACAAAAGTTGCAGCTTAAGTATATATAACTAAGTGAGATGAAATATTATACATCCACCAAAACTATTCCACTACCGGTGCACCACCAGGCACTCAGGCAGAGGCGAAGCTACATACAATATAATTTAGGGGTGCACTGCACCACTTAAAAATAAAAAACAGTGAATTTAACTGTAATTTCACCATGTATGCAGTCCTTATAGTACAAGTACATGAACCAACAAGGCAAACATACACTCCTCCAATTTACTGTAGCTTCCCCACTGCCACCAGGGAAGTACTGGTGACCGGTGACATCTAAACCACCTCCTTTTTCTCCATTTTACGCAAACTTCGCCTAATTTTGTTTTTTTTTCAATTTTAGACAGGCTTCGTCTAAATTTCTACACATTCATCCGTAGTTAGATCATCCGTGCACCCGCTTGTATACCTGAATTTAATCTCAAACAACAGGGAGGCGAACGGCAAGAAGTCGCCTCCCGCGCTTCCGCGGACATGCGCCGCGGCGACTCGACTACAGATTACACAAAGGTTCCTCGCCAAAAACCTCAGTTAGCGTCTTCGTGAACCCAACCACCAAAACTTGACCAGACAAATCAGAGGGAGCACAAGGATAGCAGCGCAACAAGATTCAACCGTACAGATCTCGGCGCACCCCAAAACCCGGCTTTAAATTTAAAAATTCAGCAGTGCGACGCGAAGGTGCGATTGATTTATGATCGGCAAGCGATGGGATCTCACCGTCCATCTCGATGATTGGGTTGGAGACCTTGATCTTCTCGAACGCCATGGCGGCAGTTGCGGAGTCGCAGCTTTGCCTCGGGGATCGGGAAGGAGCAGGCACCGGCTGCGACGGCGCTTGTGGTGGAAGGTGGAAGAGAGACGACAGGCAGGGGAAGAAAGGAGTGTGGGTTGCTCGAGGAGGCAGCTGTAGCTGTGGCCCACACGCGACGCGGTGGGGGAGGCGCGAGTGGTGGGTGGCCGGCTGCGTCTGCGGCGACGGCGGGGGCGGAAGGCAGAGCGACGATGGCTGTAGGACgcggagggggagggagagctaGGGTTGCTTGGGGGTTGTGGGGCAGGGAGTGATTCACGGGGGCGACGGTCGAAAACGTACGCATGACGGACGGTGCAGATTAACGCGCGTGGACGGCGTAGATTAACGGGAGGCAGAACCAGAGGAGGCAGGCTACCCTTAGAGccttaatatagtagtatagCTACATGTCAGTAGATGGCGCTTCCTTTGTAGTTTGTGGCGTTCCATCTGCATATATATTTTTATCCGAAGAACCAAAGAACCGCCTTCCTCTCAAGATCTAGAGTCCCATATAGGAATGTAAAAAATGTTATAGGAAATCCACAGGATTCACATTGTTCCCACAGACACTTGCTGCGTGGCCGCCTGCGCTGCGTTGCAGACTTGCAGTTGCAGACGGACTCGAAACTGCGACCAGGATGAACCGACAGAGACGTTCACTAATTTCAGAAACTGATGAAGTGCAGAACAGCAATGAGTAAAGATgatgcaagcaaagcaagtgacaATTTCAGACAAGATATGAACTGAATGTCGTAGATAAGACAAACCAGTGCATATCCTCCAAATCAGATGGCCTCATCAGGAACCATACCATGGATTCGGTGCCTGCACGAGCTCCCTGTTTGACGGAACCAGTGGTCCGCTCGGCCACCTGTTTTCCGAGCTGCCTGCGAAACCGTTGGCCACTGAGACAAGTTGACATGAACGCACGGCACCTCAA contains these protein-coding regions:
- the LOC103633296 gene encoding uncharacterized protein isoform X3, giving the protein MIILSDSSAPPPPPILPAADNRNAPRFAAEEQGLATCSLSSMAAPSVTAMYALFATANLILFFFPAFRRNYDSAWTLKNVSAHAARKTGGRADHWFRQTGSSCRHRIHGDEMTRVFWQSIKDKLIFPFLDLDIKYYDLGILHGEATDDKVTVEAAEATLKYNVAIKCATITPGETRRTYEARLVAIYRHVREDGVEGQPISVSTEQFASHE
- the LOC103633296 gene encoding uncharacterized protein isoform X4 — encoded protein: MIILSDSSAPPPPPILPAADNRNAPRFAAEEQGLATCSLSSMAAPSVTAMYALFATANLILFFFPAFRRNYDSAWTLKNVSAHAARKTGGRADHWFRQTGSSCRHRIHGDEMTRVFWQSIKDKLIFPFLDLDIKYYDLGILHGEATDDKVTVEAAEATLKYNVAIKCATITPGETRRTYEARLVAIYRHVREDGVEGQPISVSTEQFAPC
- the LOC103633296 gene encoding uncharacterized protein isoform X1, which encodes MIILSDSSAPPPPPILPAADNRNAPRFAAEEQGLATCSLSSMAAPSVTAMYALFATANLILFFFPAFRRNYDSAWTLKNVSAHAARKTGGRADHWFRQTGSSCRHRIHGDEMTRVFWQSIKDKLIFPFLDLDIKYYDLGILHGEATDDKVTVEAAEATLKYNVAIKCATITPGETRRTYEARLVAIYRHVREDGVEGQPISVSTEQFANFEWQPVIWIFA
- the LOC103633296 gene encoding cytosolic isocitrate dehydrogenase [NADP] isoform X8, with the translated sequence MAFEKIKVSNPIIEMDGDEMTRVFWQSIKDKLIFPFLDLDIKYYDLGILHGEATDDKVTVEAAEATLKYNVAIKCATITPGETRRTYEARLVAIYRHVREDGVEGQPISVSTEQFAPC
- the LOC103633296 gene encoding uncharacterized protein isoform X5, which produces MAFEKIKVSNPIIEMDGDEMTRVFWQSIKDKLIFPFLDLDIKYYDLGILHGEATDDKVTVEAAEATLKYNVAIKCATITPGETRRTYEARLVAIYRHVREDGVEGQPISVSTEQFAVSQITSCTIILQLFLSLSFLRITIALAYFTNLYKLLFSRDFMYRFFTNNANATSTILQNFEWQPVIWIFA
- the LOC103633296 gene encoding cytosolic isocitrate dehydrogenase [NADP] isoform X6, which gives rise to MAFEKIKVSNPIIEMDGDEMTRVFWQSIKDKLIFPFLDLDIKYYDLGILHGEATDDKVTVEAAEATLKYNVAIKCATITPGETRRTYEARLVAIYRHVREDGVEGQPISVSTEQFAMTCKLTCLVL
- the LOC103633296 gene encoding uncharacterized protein isoform X2, with protein sequence MIILSDSSAPPPPPILPAADNRNAPRFAAEEQGLATCSLSSMAAPSVTAMYALFATANLILFFFPAFRRNYDSAWTLKNVSAHAARKTGGRADHWFRQTGSSCRHRIHGDEMTRVFWQSIKDKLIFPFLDLDIKYYDLGILHGEATDDKVTVEAAEATLKYNVAIKCATITPGETRRTYEARLVAIYRHVREDGVEGQPISVSTEQFAMTCKLTCLVL
- the LOC103633296 gene encoding cytosolic isocitrate dehydrogenase [NADP] isoform X7: MAFEKIKVSNPIIEMDGDEMTRVFWQSIKDKLIFPFLDLDIKYYDLGILHGEATDDKVTVEAAEATLKYNVAIKCATITPGETRRTYEARLVAIYRHVREDGVEGQPISVSTEQFASHE